From the Plectropomus leopardus isolate mb chromosome 20, YSFRI_Pleo_2.0, whole genome shotgun sequence genome, the window tcacaGCGCAGCCAGCTCCTGCAGCAGCCGCTCCTTCTCCCGCTGCAGCTCCACGATGCTCTGCTTGTTCTGCTCCAGCCGGTCCTCCAGCCACTGCAGCAGCGGCCCGCTCACCGCCGACATCTGGCTGCACAGGTTCTTGGTGAACACCGAGCCGTTGTGGATCTTGGTGACAGGGTCCAGGTGCGCCAGGCTGTGGATCTTACGGTAGGtgtcctgctcctcctgcacaGGATCCGTGGCAGCTCCACGGCCGACTCCAGGCACACCTATAGAAATATATTCgtatctcattatttttatttgtatattcaGTATTATATGTGTGAAAAGATCAAACATCTGTTTGTTAAGGTgaaatctgtaaatataaaaacactttacagatattaaaaaaagatgtgtgaaatcaaatatattttgcaaatataaaactgatccccaaatacacaaataaaatctgtgaatacaatcaaataatttataaataacTAAAAGCATTTGTGAATATATTTCTAACATTCACAGCTTTCAGACAATAATCATAtgaatttcatgcatttttaaagaaattttccGTGTGgaggaaaattattttgaaaccTGCTTCTTAAATATGTGTCACTGTATTTGTGATAATTCAGAGGTAGAGTGATGAAggatttaattactttaaaacagtaaagttattttttatagtgtAGATTACTGTATTTCCCGAGCACAAAAGAAGAattaacaacaagaaaaaacagcagtataAAAACATGTCTACTGTCGAcctcattgtattttttcccccacttttttttttgtcacttgcaCAATGTTGCCTAAATGACTATTTAGGACactatgtatataaatatatatatatagatatatagatatagatagatatatggACTCAATGTTCAAACAGGTATTTGGGTACCATGtagtgttttaattttgtgtattttatctgagtttgattttgttttattttttttcctctttgatttatttctttatttattttgggaaGCACATTGTGACTTACGTCTGTGTgaggtgctttataaataaactttgctGGGGGGGGCACCCTGCTCCAAATGTGCTCGCGCCGCCCCTGGATATTATACACACCTTCCCGATGGCCTCGCGGGGCACGACGTGGATCGGAATCTCCACGCGCTCGTACTCGGAGCCTTTCTGCGCCTGCGCGGACTGGAAACAGGTGTATAGCACGCGACCCgtcttggtgtttttgtcctcgATGAAGCAGGAGAAGATGAGGCCCACGAAGCACTGGTCCAGCATCTGGTACATGGCCTGGGTCCGCACGTCCACGTGAGAGGGCCACACGGTGATGTGCGGGTGAGAGTGGTACCAGCCCACCACGCGCATCGGCCGGCCGGTCGTGTCCGCCAGCCGCTCCGCCTCCGTGGAGGCCGCGGACAGCTGCTCCGGGGAGATCTCCACCCGGTCCTTCCTCTTGTCCGAGCGGC encodes:
- the LOC121959581 gene encoding LOW QUALITY PROTEIN: lys-63-specific deubiquitinase BRCC36-like (The sequence of the model RefSeq protein was modified relative to this genomic sequence to represent the inferred CDS: inserted 1 base in 1 codon) — translated: MAVSAVHLESDAFLVCMNHALSTEKEEVMGLCIGEVETSRIVHIHSVIILRRSDKRKDRVEISPEQLSAASTEAERLADTTGRPMRVVGWYHSHPHITVWPSHVDVRTQAMYQMLDQCFVGLIFSCFIEDKNTKTGRVLYTCFQSAQAQKGSEYERVEIPIHVVPREAIGKVCLESAVELPRILCXEEQDTYRKIHSLAHLDPVTKIHNGSVFTKNLCSQMSAVSGPLLQWLEDRLEQNKQSIVELQREKERLLQELAAL